In one window of Azoarcus olearius DNA:
- the fliG gene encoding flagellar motor switch protein FliG, with protein sequence MTPEEGLENSALLLLTLGADEASEVLKHLGPREVQKLGMKMATMPAQPRSRVEPLLEELESHFGKGSPIHADEEQIRQMLTKALGDERAAHLISRVLQGSDTAGIESLKWMDSATAADLIKNEHPQIIATILVHLETDQAGEILKYFPERLRNDVILRIATLDGVQPTALKELNDALTRMLAGASTVKKAAMGGVRHAAEILNFVGSAVETAVIDNVREYDPDLAQKILDEMFVFENLMDIDDRGIQTILREVQSDSLIVALKGASPELREKVFKNMSSRAAEMMREDLEAKGPVRLSEVEAEQKEILKVVRRLAEEGQVMLAGKGGDDGFV encoded by the coding sequence ATGACCCCCGAAGAAGGACTGGAGAATTCCGCCCTGCTGCTGCTGACGCTGGGCGCGGACGAAGCCTCGGAGGTGCTCAAGCACCTGGGCCCGCGCGAAGTGCAGAAGCTGGGCATGAAGATGGCCACGATGCCGGCGCAGCCGCGCAGCCGCGTGGAGCCGCTGCTCGAGGAGCTGGAATCGCACTTCGGCAAGGGGTCGCCGATCCACGCCGACGAGGAGCAGATCCGCCAGATGCTGACCAAGGCGCTGGGCGACGAGCGCGCGGCGCACCTGATCTCGCGCGTGCTGCAGGGCTCGGACACCGCGGGCATCGAGAGCCTGAAGTGGATGGATTCCGCCACCGCGGCGGACCTGATCAAGAACGAGCACCCGCAGATCATCGCCACCATCCTGGTGCACCTCGAAACCGACCAGGCCGGCGAAATCCTCAAGTACTTCCCCGAGCGCCTGCGCAACGACGTGATCCTGCGCATCGCCACGCTGGACGGCGTGCAGCCGACCGCGCTGAAGGAACTGAACGACGCGCTGACCCGCATGCTGGCCGGTGCCTCCACGGTGAAGAAGGCGGCGATGGGCGGCGTGCGCCACGCGGCCGAAATCCTCAACTTCGTCGGCTCGGCGGTGGAAACCGCGGTGATCGACAACGTGCGCGAATACGATCCGGACCTGGCGCAGAAGATTCTCGACGAGATGTTCGTGTTCGAGAACCTGATGGACATCGACGACCGCGGCATCCAGACCATCCTGCGCGAGGTGCAGTCCGATTCGCTGATCGTCGCGCTGAAGGGCGCCTCGCCGGAACTGCGCGAGAAGGTGTTCAAGAACATGTCCAGCCGCGCGGCCGAGATGATGCGCGAAGACCTCGAAGCCAAGGGTCCGGTGCGCCTGTCCGAGGTCGAGGCCGAGCAGAAGGAAATCCTCAAGGTCGTGCGCCGTCTGGCGGAAGAAGGCCAGGTGATGCTCGCCGGCAAGGGAGGCGACGATGGCTTCGTGTAA
- the fliF gene encoding flagellar basal-body MS-ring/collar protein FliF — protein MATADNIAAAVPNAALAARLQQVVQNINALSMRQKIAGAAALALAVALIVGALMWNRQPDYGVLFSNLDERDGGQVIAALQQQNVPYRMSPNGLSILVPQEQVHELRLRLAAAGLPRGGLVGFELMDTQKLGVSQFNEQVNYQRALEGELSRTIQSIAAVAAARVHLAMPKQTAFLRDDQKPTASVMVTLRPGRVLDANQVAGIVHLVSSSVPRMVESGVNIIDQNGELLTTKNDPLRQTGLDATQLEYVKEVEAGFIRRIENILQPMVGKNNFRAQVAADVDFNQVEQTAETFKPNPSPDQAIRSQQTTEETNRQPGPQGVPGALSNQPPVPATAPITTPPVGPNQAGAAQTGTTSRSAVLNYEVDRTIQHVKQSLGQLKRLSVAVVVNHRTETLPNGQTQTVPLTDEEVARINNLVREAVGYNPARGDTINVASSPFAGIGPEPAVPLWKDPEMIELGKEGFKYLLVALAVLFAYFAIIRPLMRTVMPPPPEPEVAEAGEPGEPGFEGEEDVEVTLSGAAQANTYEAKLARARELAKEDPKMVANLIREWMGLNEEGRKS, from the coding sequence ATGGCCACCGCAGACAACATCGCCGCCGCCGTACCGAACGCCGCGCTTGCCGCGCGTCTGCAGCAGGTGGTGCAGAACATCAATGCGCTGTCGATGCGGCAGAAGATCGCGGGCGCGGCCGCGCTCGCGCTCGCCGTCGCGCTGATCGTGGGCGCGCTGATGTGGAACCGCCAGCCCGACTACGGCGTGCTGTTCTCCAATCTGGACGAACGCGACGGCGGCCAGGTGATCGCGGCCCTGCAGCAGCAGAACGTGCCCTACCGCATGTCGCCCAACGGCCTGTCCATCCTGGTGCCGCAGGAACAGGTGCACGAACTGCGGCTGCGGCTGGCTGCCGCGGGCCTGCCGCGTGGGGGCCTGGTCGGCTTCGAGCTGATGGACACCCAGAAGCTGGGCGTGTCGCAGTTCAACGAGCAGGTGAACTACCAGCGCGCGCTCGAGGGCGAGCTGTCGCGCACCATCCAGTCGATCGCCGCGGTGGCGGCGGCGCGGGTGCATCTGGCGATGCCCAAGCAGACCGCCTTCCTGCGCGACGACCAGAAGCCCACCGCTTCGGTGATGGTGACGCTGCGGCCCGGCCGCGTGCTCGACGCCAACCAGGTCGCCGGCATCGTGCATCTGGTGTCGTCCAGCGTGCCGCGCATGGTGGAATCCGGCGTCAACATCATCGACCAGAACGGCGAGCTGCTGACCACCAAGAACGACCCGCTGCGCCAGACCGGGCTGGACGCCACCCAGCTCGAATACGTGAAGGAGGTCGAAGCGGGCTTCATCCGCCGCATCGAGAACATCCTGCAGCCCATGGTGGGCAAGAACAATTTCCGCGCCCAGGTGGCGGCGGACGTGGACTTCAACCAGGTCGAGCAGACCGCGGAAACCTTCAAGCCCAATCCCTCGCCGGACCAGGCCATCCGCAGCCAGCAGACCACCGAGGAAACCAACCGCCAGCCGGGTCCGCAAGGCGTGCCGGGCGCGCTCAGCAACCAGCCGCCGGTGCCGGCCACCGCGCCGATCACCACGCCGCCGGTGGGCCCCAACCAGGCCGGCGCGGCGCAGACCGGCACCACCAGCCGCAGCGCGGTGCTCAACTACGAGGTCGACCGCACCATCCAGCACGTCAAACAGTCGCTCGGCCAGTTGAAGCGGCTGTCGGTGGCGGTGGTGGTGAACCATCGCACCGAAACCCTGCCCAACGGACAGACCCAGACGGTGCCGCTGACCGACGAGGAAGTCGCCCGCATCAACAACCTGGTGCGCGAGGCGGTGGGCTACAACCCCGCGCGCGGCGACACCATCAACGTCGCCTCCAGCCCGTTCGCCGGCATCGGCCCCGAACCCGCGGTGCCGCTGTGGAAAGACCCGGAGATGATCGAACTGGGCAAGGAGGGCTTCAAGTACCTGCTGGTGGCGCTGGCGGTGCTGTTCGCCTACTTTGCGATCATCCGGCCGCTGATGCGTACGGTGATGCCGCCGCCGCCCGAACCCGAGGTGGCCGAAGCGGGCGAACCCGGCGAACCGGGCTTCGAAGGAGAAGAAGACGTGGAAGTCACGCTGTCGGGCGCGGCCCAGGCCAACACCTACGAAGCCAAGCTGGCGCGGGCGCGCGAGCTGGCGAAGGAAGACCCGAAGATGGTCGCCAACCTCATCCGTGAATGGATGGGCCTCAACGAAGAGGGCCGCAAGTCATGA
- the fliI gene encoding flagellar protein export ATPase FliI — protein sequence MDRYGALWRAFLQDNRSLVEGANPFQYAGRLTRINGLVMEAAGLKLPLGSGCQIVVPGSGAVEAEVVGFNGEKLYMMPTDDVFGLAPGAQVLPMENSVPRLVPGKRLGPRRRASDRAKHLPVGDAMLGRVVDGAGRPLDGLGPLNTVETRSLQGRPVNPLNRAPIAQPLDVGIRAINSLLTVGRGQRLGLFAGSGVGKSVLIGMMARFTSADIIVVGLIGERGREVKEFIEHNLGAEGRKRSVVVAAPADNSPLMRLQGAAYATTIAEYFRDQGKQVLLIMDSLTRYAMAQREIALAIGEPPVTRGYPPSVFARLPALVERAGNGPDGGGSITAFYTVLAEGDDQQDPIADSARAILDGHFVLSRNLADQGHYPAIDIEQSISRAMHTLVDNAHFDLVRRFKQLFSRYQRSRDLIAVGAYQPGAEPLLDMAVALYPRLEAFLQQRVDEREPYDGAVMKLAQLFAGTPG from the coding sequence ATGGACCGCTACGGAGCGCTCTGGCGCGCCTTCCTGCAGGACAACCGCAGCCTTGTCGAAGGCGCCAACCCCTTCCAGTACGCGGGGCGCCTCACGCGCATCAACGGCCTGGTGATGGAAGCCGCGGGGCTCAAGCTGCCGCTCGGCTCCGGCTGCCAGATCGTGGTGCCCGGCAGCGGCGCGGTAGAGGCGGAAGTGGTCGGCTTCAACGGCGAAAAGCTCTACATGATGCCGACCGACGACGTCTTCGGCCTCGCCCCGGGCGCCCAGGTGCTGCCGATGGAGAACAGCGTGCCGCGGCTGGTGCCCGGCAAGCGCCTCGGCCCCCGCCGGCGCGCGTCCGACCGCGCCAAACATCTGCCGGTGGGCGATGCGATGCTGGGCCGCGTGGTGGATGGCGCCGGCCGCCCGCTCGACGGCCTCGGCCCGCTCAACACGGTGGAGACGCGCTCGTTGCAGGGGCGCCCGGTCAACCCGCTCAACCGCGCCCCGATCGCGCAGCCGCTGGATGTCGGCATCCGCGCGATCAACAGCCTGCTCACCGTCGGCCGCGGCCAGCGCCTCGGCCTCTTCGCCGGTTCCGGCGTCGGCAAGTCGGTGCTGATCGGCATGATGGCGCGCTTCACCTCCGCGGACATCATCGTCGTCGGCCTGATCGGCGAACGGGGCCGCGAGGTGAAGGAATTCATCGAGCACAACCTCGGCGCCGAGGGCCGCAAGCGCTCGGTGGTCGTCGCCGCGCCAGCCGACAACAGTCCGCTGATGCGGCTGCAGGGTGCCGCCTACGCCACCACCATCGCCGAGTATTTCCGCGACCAGGGCAAGCAGGTGCTGCTGATCATGGATTCGCTGACCCGTTACGCGATGGCGCAACGCGAGATCGCGCTCGCGATCGGCGAGCCCCCGGTCACCCGCGGCTACCCGCCGTCGGTGTTCGCGCGCCTGCCGGCGCTGGTGGAGCGCGCCGGCAACGGCCCCGACGGCGGCGGCTCGATCACCGCCTTCTACACCGTGCTCGCCGAGGGCGACGACCAGCAGGACCCGATTGCCGACTCGGCGCGTGCCATTCTCGACGGCCACTTCGTGCTGTCGCGCAACTTGGCCGACCAGGGCCACTACCCCGCGATCGACATCGAGCAATCGATCTCGCGCGCGATGCACACCCTGGTGGATAACGCCCACTTCGACCTCGTCCGCCGCTTCAAGCAGCTCTTCTCGCGCTACCAGCGCTCGCGCGACCTCATTGCGGTGGGAGCCTACCAGCCCGGCGCCGAACCGCTGCTCGACATGGCGGTGGCGCTCTACCCGCGGCTGGAAGCCTTCCTGCAGCAGCGGGTGGACGAGCGCGAACCCTACGACGGCGCCGTGATGAAGCTGGCGCAGTTGTTCGCCGGCACGCCGGGCTGA
- the fliM gene encoding flagellar motor switch protein FliM, which translates to MSSDFLSQEEVDALLRGVNGESDDGGGAEVEQGGVRPYNLATQERIVRGRMPTMELINERFARYLRIGLFNYMHRNAEVSVGPIKVQKYAEFVRNLVVPTNLNLVLGKPLRGTGLVVFDPNLVFLVVDNMFGGDGRFHTRVEGRDFTPTEQRIIQGMLNVVFTEYAKAWAPVFKLELEYVRSEMNSQFANIATPSEIVVSTSFSLELGGAQAEMHICFPYSMVEPIRDLLYSTMQSDHLTQDRRWITLLSRQLQTAEVELTCNLGTARVTLRDIVNMRVGDVIPLQVSELLQATVDGVPVLECRYGTQNGQFAFKVDRFLSPDETDAPKIPGATNG; encoded by the coding sequence ATGTCTTCGGATTTTCTCTCCCAGGAAGAAGTCGACGCCCTGCTGCGCGGCGTCAACGGGGAGAGCGATGACGGCGGCGGCGCCGAGGTCGAGCAAGGGGGCGTACGCCCCTACAACCTCGCCACGCAGGAACGCATCGTCCGTGGGCGCATGCCCACGATGGAGCTGATCAACGAGCGGTTCGCGCGCTACCTGCGCATCGGCCTGTTCAACTACATGCACCGCAACGCCGAGGTGTCGGTGGGGCCGATCAAGGTGCAGAAGTACGCCGAGTTCGTGCGCAACCTGGTGGTGCCGACCAACCTCAACCTGGTGCTGGGCAAACCCTTGCGCGGCACCGGCCTGGTGGTGTTCGACCCCAACCTGGTGTTCCTGGTGGTGGACAACATGTTCGGCGGCGACGGCCGCTTCCACACCCGGGTGGAAGGGCGCGACTTCACGCCCACCGAGCAGCGCATCATCCAGGGCATGCTCAACGTGGTGTTCACCGAGTACGCCAAGGCCTGGGCGCCGGTGTTCAAGCTCGAGCTGGAATATGTGCGCTCGGAGATGAACTCGCAGTTCGCCAACATCGCCACGCCGTCGGAAATCGTGGTGTCCACCAGCTTTTCGCTGGAGCTGGGCGGCGCGCAGGCGGAGATGCACATCTGCTTCCCCTACTCGATGGTGGAGCCGATCCGCGACCTGCTCTACTCGACGATGCAGAGCGACCACCTCACCCAGGACCGGCGCTGGATCACGCTGCTGTCGCGCCAGCTGCAGACGGCAGAGGTGGAACTCACGTGCAACCTCGGCACCGCGCGCGTCACGCTGCGCGACATCGTCAACATGCGGGTGGGCGACGTGATTCCGCTGCAGGTTTCCGAACTGCTGCAGGCCACCGTGGATGGCGTGCCGGTGCTGGAGTGCCGCTACGGCACCCAGAACGGCCAGTTCGCCTTCAAGGTGGATCGCTTCCTGAGCCCGGACGAGACCGACGCCCCCAAGATTCCTGGAGCCACAAATGGCTGA
- the fliJ gene encoding flagellar export protein FliJ — protein sequence MTGKFPLQPLLDLANTRMDEAARRLGELIASERDGQKKLEMLQGYRDEYHGRFMEAVRNGIGPDAWRNFSAFIGKLDDAIATQRKIVEQSRDRTAQGQEIWLAQRNRVKAFDTLSQRHQAGVARQEAKREQKLSDEHTARRYSGSGSDEV from the coding sequence ATGACCGGGAAATTTCCCCTCCAGCCCCTGCTCGACCTCGCCAACACGCGCATGGACGAGGCCGCCCGCCGCCTGGGCGAGCTGATCGCCTCCGAGCGTGACGGACAGAAAAAGCTCGAGATGCTGCAGGGCTATCGCGACGAATACCACGGCCGCTTCATGGAAGCGGTGCGCAACGGCATCGGCCCCGACGCCTGGCGCAATTTCAGCGCCTTCATCGGCAAGCTCGACGATGCGATCGCGACCCAGCGCAAGATCGTCGAGCAGTCGCGCGACCGCACCGCGCAGGGCCAGGAGATCTGGCTCGCGCAGCGCAACCGGGTCAAGGCCTTCGATACCCTCTCCCAGCGCCACCAGGCCGGCGTCGCCCGCCAGGAAGCGAAGCGCGAGCAGAAGCTCAGCGACGAGCACACCGCGCGCCGCTACTCGGGCAGCGGTTCGGACGAGGTCTGA
- the fliH gene encoding flagellar assembly protein FliH — MSISRHQAVGAYRPWAPPAFDGAPEAAPPEAPPPAPAEPEPVPEPATLDPALLAALNLPTAEDLERMHDEARASGHAEGLAAGREEGLRSGHEEGFAKGYAEGKALAEQQAARLGALADGFDQAISAVDAEVAEDLLALAIEIARQMVQHSLLQHPQGVVETVRAALGQLPQAHAQIRIHPDDAALVREHLGEQLAHAGQRIVEDSAITPGGCRIESAGAQIDATMETRWRRVLENMGRQHAEWQPGE; from the coding sequence ATGAGCATCTCGCGCCACCAGGCCGTCGGCGCCTACCGCCCGTGGGCGCCGCCCGCCTTTGACGGCGCGCCGGAGGCGGCGCCCCCCGAGGCCCCGCCGCCCGCCCCGGCCGAGCCGGAACCGGTGCCCGAACCGGCAACGCTCGACCCTGCCCTGCTCGCCGCACTCAACCTGCCCACCGCCGAAGACCTGGAGCGCATGCACGACGAAGCGCGCGCCAGCGGCCACGCCGAAGGCCTTGCCGCCGGACGCGAGGAAGGCCTGCGCAGCGGGCACGAAGAAGGCTTCGCGAAGGGCTACGCCGAGGGCAAGGCACTGGCGGAACAGCAGGCCGCCCGGCTGGGCGCATTGGCCGACGGCTTCGACCAGGCGATCAGCGCGGTGGATGCCGAGGTGGCGGAAGACCTGCTGGCGCTGGCGATCGAGATTGCGCGCCAGATGGTCCAGCACAGCCTGCTGCAGCACCCCCAGGGCGTGGTGGAAACCGTGCGCGCCGCGCTCGGCCAGTTGCCCCAGGCGCATGCGCAGATCCGCATCCACCCCGACGACGCCGCCCTGGTGCGCGAACACTTGGGCGAACAACTCGCCCACGCCGGCCAGCGCATCGTCGAAGACAGCGCGATCACGCCGGGCGGCTGCCGCATCGAATCGGCGGGTGCGCAGATCGACGCCACCATGGAAACCCGCTGGCGCCGCGTGCTCGAGAACATGGGCCGCCAGCACGCCGAATGGCAGCCCGGGGAATGA
- the fliN gene encoding flagellar motor switch protein FliN, with the protein MADNDDENQISEDDWAAAMQEQASAEAGMDAESARVAADLAAAAAFDESPYQAKPASQIFEDFGSSGAKPGALNDFDMILDIPVQLTVELGRTKLSIRNLLQLAHGSVVELDGLAGEPMDVLVNGTLIAQGEVVVVNDKFGIRLTDIITPAERMRKIRH; encoded by the coding sequence ATGGCTGACAACGACGACGAAAACCAGATCTCCGAAGACGATTGGGCTGCCGCGATGCAGGAGCAGGCCAGCGCCGAGGCGGGCATGGACGCAGAATCCGCGCGCGTCGCGGCCGACCTGGCCGCAGCGGCCGCCTTCGACGAATCGCCCTATCAGGCCAAGCCGGCGAGCCAGATCTTCGAGGACTTCGGCTCGTCCGGCGCCAAGCCGGGGGCGCTCAACGACTTCGACATGATCCTGGACATCCCGGTCCAGCTCACCGTCGAACTCGGCCGTACCAAGCTGTCCATCCGCAACCTGCTGCAGCTGGCCCACGGCTCGGTGGTGGAACTCGACGGCCTCGCCGGCGAGCCGATGGACGTGCTGGTGAACGGTACCCTGATCGCGCAGGGCGAGGTCGTGGTGGTGAACGACAAGTTCGGCATCCGCCTGACCGACATCATCACGCCCGCCGAACGCATGCGGAAGATACGACACTGA
- a CDS encoding flagellar hook-length control protein FliK → MTATVTQTGTKFPFLPAAADTKSGRTDQGFAQMLQGQMSNRANQQASRGAYAAHTENASRAAASERAREPERPRQKTERAAENRRPDQPDAAAEAGAEQVRDSALEAGERTAPTAEATAAAADAAAQPATQQPAAPAEGATELAGLPAAIAALLAGTQDAAAEPPGDETSGLLPADISGDALDTALQNPAGNAARFGAEAEAARAAQLAAQTQGKTETLPGNERPAGITQAGELPNGLHFAAAVNHRSTAAQQPAVPQLPVNTPAGQAAFADDVGDRVMWMLGRAESKAELVLTPPTLGKVEVTINLSGDQTTAQFVVSSQAARDALEQALPKLREILQQSGISLGQTSVGTSGEQQAGGNEGGQRGRSGGGGGIEAAEGAAAQRWIRQSDGMVDTFV, encoded by the coding sequence ATGACCGCCACCGTCACTCAGACCGGCACCAAGTTCCCCTTCCTGCCCGCTGCGGCCGACACCAAGTCCGGCCGCACCGACCAAGGCTTCGCCCAGATGCTGCAAGGGCAGATGAGCAACCGCGCCAACCAGCAGGCGAGCCGCGGCGCCTATGCCGCCCACACCGAGAACGCCAGCCGCGCCGCGGCCTCCGAACGCGCCCGCGAGCCCGAACGGCCGCGCCAGAAGACCGAGCGCGCCGCCGAAAACCGCCGTCCCGACCAGCCCGACGCTGCAGCCGAAGCCGGTGCCGAACAGGTGCGCGACAGCGCCCTGGAAGCCGGCGAGCGCACCGCGCCCACTGCCGAAGCCACCGCCGCCGCGGCCGACGCGGCCGCCCAGCCGGCAACGCAGCAGCCGGCCGCGCCGGCAGAAGGCGCCACCGAACTTGCCGGCCTGCCGGCAGCGATTGCCGCCCTGCTCGCCGGCACCCAGGACGCCGCCGCCGAGCCTCCCGGCGACGAGACGAGCGGGTTGCTGCCGGCCGACATCAGCGGCGACGCACTGGACACCGCGCTGCAGAACCCGGCCGGCAACGCCGCCCGCTTCGGCGCGGAAGCCGAAGCCGCACGCGCGGCGCAACTGGCGGCCCAGACCCAGGGCAAAACCGAAACGCTGCCCGGCAACGAGCGCCCGGCCGGCATCACCCAGGCGGGCGAGCTGCCGAACGGGCTGCACTTCGCGGCGGCGGTCAACCATCGCAGCACCGCCGCACAGCAACCGGCGGTGCCGCAGCTGCCGGTCAACACCCCCGCCGGCCAGGCCGCGTTCGCTGATGACGTGGGCGACCGCGTGATGTGGATGCTGGGCCGCGCGGAAAGCAAGGCCGAGCTGGTGCTGACGCCGCCGACGCTGGGCAAGGTGGAAGTGACGATCAACCTCAGCGGCGACCAGACCACCGCGCAGTTCGTGGTGTCGTCGCAAGCCGCCCGCGATGCGCTCGAACAGGCCCTGCCCAAGCTGCGCGAAATCCTGCAGCAGTCCGGCATCAGCCTCGGCCAGACCAGTGTCGGCACTTCGGGCGAACAGCAGGCGGGCGGCAACGAAGGCGGTCAGCGCGGCCGCAGCGGCGGCGGTGGCGGCATCGAGGCTGCCGAGGGCGCCGCCGCGCAACGCTGGATCAGACAGTCCGACGGGATGGTCGACACTTTCGTCTGA
- a CDS encoding flagellar basal body-associated FliL family protein: MAKAPAKPEAATEAPAPRKSGKLLLIILILLVVVLIIVAVGVGVLVLLKGKGGGGDSHAPEAQHAPAPPPPAATAVDLSKPPSFVTLEPFTVNLQRDEGDHYLQAVVVLRVADAKTAESLKGFMPEIRHRINLLLSSKLPSQLSTIDGRETLAIEIVDQSNDALGFPPPREANRRAPPTGPIQAVLFNSFIIQ, encoded by the coding sequence ATGGCGAAGGCGCCAGCCAAACCCGAAGCGGCCACCGAGGCCCCCGCCCCCAGGAAGAGCGGCAAGCTCTTGCTCATCATCCTCATCCTGCTGGTGGTGGTGCTCATCATCGTGGCCGTCGGTGTCGGCGTGCTCGTCCTGCTCAAGGGCAAGGGCGGTGGCGGCGACAGCCATGCGCCCGAAGCCCAGCACGCGCCCGCGCCGCCCCCGCCGGCGGCGACCGCGGTGGATCTGTCCAAGCCGCCCTCCTTCGTCACGCTCGAACCCTTCACGGTCAACCTGCAGCGCGACGAGGGCGACCACTACCTGCAGGCCGTGGTGGTGCTGCGCGTGGCCGATGCCAAGACCGCGGAAAGCCTGAAGGGCTTCATGCCGGAGATCCGCCACCGCATCAACCTGCTGCTGTCGAGCAAACTGCCGTCGCAACTGTCCACCATCGATGGGCGGGAGACGCTCGCGATCGAGATCGTCGACCAGTCCAACGACGCGCTCGGCTTCCCGCCCCCGCGTGAAGCCAACCGCCGCGCACCGCCGACCGGGCCGATCCAGGCGGTGCTGTTCAACTCCTTCATCATCCAGTAA